One genomic segment of Desulfarculaceae bacterium includes these proteins:
- a CDS encoding archease codes for MTHRSGTAGHTADLGLWVEADTLPELFESAPVVLAELMVRGPREGRITWLPFRATGNDQTELLVALLSEVVYLWDAEAMLVVAAKVVDISAESLEARLGVIPADAAAHRPGEPVKAVTFHQAGVEPHAGRWRGQVILDV; via the coding sequence ATGACCCACCGGTCTGGAACCGCCGGGCACACCGCCGACCTGGGGCTGTGGGTGGAGGCCGACACCCTGCCCGAGCTGTTCGAGTCCGCCCCCGTGGTCCTGGCCGAGCTCATGGTGCGCGGCCCCCGCGAGGGGCGCATCACCTGGCTGCCCTTCCGCGCCACAGGCAACGACCAGACCGAGCTGCTGGTGGCCCTGCTCTCGGAGGTGGTCTACCTCTGGGACGCGGAGGCCATGCTGGTGGTGGCGGCCAAGGTAGTCGATATTTCAGCCGAATCCCTGGAGGCCCGCCTGGGGGTAATCCCGGCCGATGCGGCGGCCCACCGACCCGGCGAGCCGGTCAAGGCGGTGACCTTTCACCAGGCCGGGGTGGAGCCCCACGCCGGCCGCTGGCGGGGCCAGGTCATATTGGACGTGTGA
- a CDS encoding DUF3089 domain-containing protein, whose translation MKLKRIRALLAAMLLAVCLAAMAQAAGPDYASDYNWTIREAKPLKAYDVFYVHPTTYGDTADGLNQSLDNKKVRAATEATTRQQIGAYNARCNVFAPRYRQVSIKVLGMKEAEGEPYKQIATDDVLAALKYFLKNLNQGRPYIIAAHSQGSMITLRLLKAHRDLINDKKLIAAYLPGWTFTDADLKAIKLPFAQSPTQTGCVLAWNTIAQGGKSPTLFAGAHCINPLSWSTDHKEQPASKNIYALIDMGDGTTKKIPHFTSARIGDNGGLIIPVPSIVDQLNMSMGAGVFHRYDIDFFYGNIAQNVNDRCVAWQRKQPAP comes from the coding sequence ATGAAACTCAAACGGATAAGAGCCCTGCTGGCGGCCATGCTCCTGGCCGTCTGCCTTGCCGCTATGGCCCAGGCCGCCGGGCCGGATTACGCCTCTGACTACAACTGGACCATCCGGGAGGCCAAGCCGCTCAAGGCTTACGACGTTTTCTACGTGCACCCCACCACCTACGGCGACACGGCGGACGGGCTGAACCAGTCCCTGGACAACAAGAAGGTTCGCGCCGCCACCGAGGCCACCACCCGCCAGCAGATCGGGGCGTACAACGCCAGATGCAACGTGTTCGCGCCGCGCTATCGCCAGGTGAGCATCAAGGTGTTGGGCATGAAGGAGGCCGAGGGCGAGCCCTACAAGCAGATCGCCACGGACGATGTTTTGGCCGCCTTAAAGTACTTCTTGAAAAACCTGAACCAGGGGCGGCCCTACATCATCGCGGCCCACAGCCAGGGCTCCATGATCACCCTGCGCCTGCTCAAGGCCCATCGCGATCTGATCAACGACAAGAAGCTCATCGCGGCCTATCTGCCGGGTTGGACCTTCACCGACGCGGACCTGAAGGCCATCAAGCTGCCCTTTGCCCAGAGCCCCACCCAGACCGGCTGCGTGCTGGCCTGGAACACCATCGCCCAGGGCGGCAAGTCCCCCACCCTGTTCGCCGGTGCCCATTGCATCAATCCGCTGTCCTGGAGCACGGACCACAAGGAACAGCCGGCCAGTAAAAACATCTACGCCCTGATCGACATGGGCGACGGCACCACCAAGAAGATCCCCCACTTCACCTCGGCCAGGATCGGAGACAACGGCGGGCTGATCATCCCGGTGCCCTCCATCGTGGACCAACTGAACATGTCCATGGGAGCGGGGGTGTTCCACCGCTACGATATCGATTTCTTCTACGGCAACATCGCCCAGAATGTGAACGATCGCTGCGTGGCCTGGCAGAGAAAGCAGCCGGCGCCCTGA
- a CDS encoding alpha/beta hydrolase, producing the protein MPFAKANGIELYYETGGSGPRMLFIGGTAGDLRLKPGPLEWPWSDSFQVLAFDQRGQGQSAKPDDPYSMAMYAEDAFGLMEALEWGPCPVVGYSFGGMVAQELAIRHPERLSALVLCSTTSGGSGGSSYPLHEVFSLPLEQLVARMLEQTDRRHDKAWQEAHPEQWQELVKLTTGRMSLAVQDPAGALGLERQLEARKHHDTYQRLGGIELPTLVCGGRFDGVADPSAQQAMAEAIPGAKFMSFDGGHQFFLEDPTAFGAMVDFMKAAS; encoded by the coding sequence ATGCCCTTCGCAAAAGCCAACGGCATAGAGCTTTACTACGAGACCGGGGGAAGCGGCCCCAGGATGCTGTTCATCGGCGGCACCGCCGGGGATCTGCGCCTCAAGCCCGGCCCCCTGGAATGGCCCTGGAGCGATAGCTTCCAGGTGTTGGCCTTTGACCAGCGGGGACAGGGCCAGAGCGCCAAGCCGGACGATCCCTACAGCATGGCCATGTACGCCGAAGACGCCTTCGGCCTCATGGAGGCGCTGGAATGGGGCCCCTGTCCGGTGGTGGGCTACTCCTTCGGGGGCATGGTGGCCCAGGAGCTGGCCATCCGGCACCCCGAGCGGCTCAGCGCTCTGGTGCTTTGCTCCACCACCAGCGGGGGCTCAGGCGGCTCGTCCTATCCCCTGCACGAGGTATTTAGCCTGCCCCTGGAGCAGCTCGTGGCGCGCATGCTGGAACAGACCGACCGGCGCCACGACAAGGCCTGGCAGGAGGCGCACCCCGAGCAGTGGCAAGAGCTGGTCAAGCTGACCACCGGCCGCATGAGCCTGGCGGTTCAGGACCCGGCGGGGGCCTTGGGCCTGGAGCGGCAGCTGGAGGCGCGCAAGCACCACGACACCTACCAGCGCCTGGGGGGCATCGAGCTGCCCACCCTGGTCTGCGGGGGGCGCTTTGACGGAGTGGCCGATCCATCGGCCCAGCAGGCCATGGCCGAGGCCATCCCCGGGGCCAAGTTCATGTCCTTCGATGGAGGGCACCAGTTCTTCTTGGAAGACCCTACCGCCTTTGGAGCCATGGTGGATTTCATGAAGGCGGCTTCCTAG
- a CDS encoding methyltransferase domain-containing protein has protein sequence MDNTHVCPWWLAYTFDNPLRRLVHDPAKLFGPYLGPGGKAADIGCGMGYFSLGLARLVGPTGRVYSLDLQEQMLNKVRSRAKRAGLGERIDTRLVTPGSLGGEELAGRLDLVLTFWMLHEVPDQESFMAQVKQLIKPGGVWFLAEPRMHVSAEDYAASLDKARSAGYKPLAEPKVAMSRATVLEVL, from the coding sequence ATGGACAACACCCACGTTTGCCCCTGGTGGCTGGCCTACACCTTTGACAATCCCCTGCGCCGCCTGGTGCACGACCCGGCCAAGCTGTTCGGGCCTTACCTCGGGCCGGGCGGGAAAGCGGCGGACATCGGCTGCGGCATGGGCTATTTCAGCCTGGGGCTGGCCCGCCTGGTGGGGCCCACGGGGCGGGTCTACTCCCTGGACTTGCAAGAGCAGATGCTCAATAAGGTGCGCTCGCGGGCAAAGCGGGCCGGCCTGGGCGAGCGCATCGATACGCGGCTGGTGACCCCCGGCAGCCTGGGCGGCGAGGAACTGGCCGGTCGGCTGGATCTGGTGCTGACCTTCTGGATGCTGCACGAGGTGCCGGACCAGGAAAGCTTCATGGCCCAGGTAAAACAATTGATCAAGCCGGGCGGGGTGTGGTTCCTGGCTGAGCCGCGTATGCACGTTTCGGCCGAAGATTACGCGGCTTCCCTGGACAAGGCGCGCTCGGCGGGTTACAAGCCATTGGCAGAGCCCAAGGTGGCCATGTCGCGGGCCACGGTTCTCGAGGTGTTATAG
- a CDS encoding MarR family transcriptional regulator encodes MSRRVNATGRELHDLFEEVFHLQAVLATVVDLVHEEAGLGSPQKKVAEILARRGPSTVPEVAAEMEVSRQFVQTVCNRLEEQGLIVFGPNPRHKRSRLAALSEAGRATLDEVWQREGEIIKQAMPKVAREPVLSATDTLRLLAESLRGALADKRLT; translated from the coding sequence ATGAGCCGGCGGGTGAACGCCACGGGGCGCGAGCTGCACGATCTGTTCGAGGAGGTCTTTCACTTGCAGGCCGTTTTGGCCACGGTGGTGGACCTGGTGCACGAGGAGGCCGGGCTGGGCTCGCCCCAAAAGAAGGTGGCCGAGATACTGGCCCGGCGGGGGCCTTCCACCGTGCCAGAGGTGGCCGCCGAGATGGAGGTCTCGCGCCAGTTCGTGCAGACGGTGTGCAACCGCCTGGAGGAGCAAGGTCTCATCGTCTTCGGCCCCAACCCCCGCCACAAGCGCTCCCGCCTGGCCGCGCTGAGCGAGGCGGGCCGGGCCACCCTGGATGAGGTGTGGCAACGCGAGGGGGAGATCATCAAACAGGCCATGCCCAAGGTGGCGCGGGAGCCGGTGCTCTCGGCCACCGATACCCTGCGCCTTTTGGCCGAGAGCCTGCGAGGGGCGCTGGCCGACAAGCGACTGACCTGA
- a CDS encoding GAF domain-containing protein: MPKIARLVPPAQLNYQTLGELCDLISSAKNLETASRAAVEFLTTNLRLKGAALMLLNRRSKKLEIASSQGLSDYYLNKGPINASRSIAASLQEGPVAIFNVCDDPRLQYPAEAVVEGIESLLSVPLVLRGKPLGVLRLYTSDPWEFTLEEITFVQAVALMLALVLENMRVSQAYKRSIEELKGLRPPIKPVRRTLHE, encoded by the coding sequence ATGCCCAAGATTGCGCGTCTAGTGCCGCCGGCCCAGCTCAACTACCAGACCCTGGGCGAGCTTTGCGATCTGATCTCCTCGGCCAAGAACCTGGAGACCGCCTCGCGGGCCGCGGTGGAGTTCCTGACCACCAACCTGAGGCTCAAGGGCGCTGCCCTTATGCTCTTGAACCGGCGCAGCAAGAAGCTGGAGATCGCCTCGTCCCAGGGCCTGAGCGACTACTACCTGAACAAGGGCCCCATCAACGCGAGCCGCTCCATCGCCGCTTCCCTGCAAGAGGGACCGGTGGCCATCTTCAACGTGTGCGACGATCCCCGCCTGCAATACCCCGCCGAGGCGGTGGTGGAGGGCATCGAATCCCTGCTCAGCGTGCCCTTGGTCCTCAGGGGCAAGCCGCTGGGGGTGCTGCGCCTCTACACCAGCGATCCCTGGGAGTTCACCCTGGAAGAGATCACCTTCGTGCAGGCGGTGGCCCTGATGCTGGCCCTGGTGCTGGAAAACATGCGAGTGTCCCAAGCCTACAAGCGCTCCATCGAGGAGCTCAAGGGCCTGCGGCCTCCCATCAAGCCGGTTCGCCGGACCCTGCACGAGTAG
- the dnaN gene encoding DNA polymerase III subunit beta → MELTVRKEELVKGLAKSQSVVERRTSMPILSNVLLEAEGENLTVAATDLETSFQGICSARVSKPGKVTVPARKLYEIVKELPAEEIYLKDKDNNYLHISAGRASFNLVGLSAEDFPNLPQVEDMPSLSIAGEVLAEMVEKTIFSISQEDTRFNLAGLYVQKRKSDGEEYLRFVSTDGHRLSLVDRSLEGLEGFALDGGVIIPRKGVSEMRKMAEDAESVSLGLNQNYATLALDGAKLILRMQEGSFPDYEVVIPKLSKKNVVVNRQAFSDVLRRVAILATDRFQGVKLDFKEGLLEVVSQNPDLGEAREALEVDYDGDALSVGFNARYFLDLCAAMKSEEITLGFVDEQHPCLIKGEADQGFLSVIMPMRL, encoded by the coding sequence ATGGAGCTAACCGTTCGCAAAGAAGAGTTGGTCAAGGGGCTGGCTAAGTCCCAGTCTGTGGTCGAGCGCCGCACCTCCATGCCCATCCTGTCCAACGTGCTCTTGGAGGCCGAGGGGGAAAACCTCACCGTGGCCGCCACGGACCTGGAAACCAGCTTCCAGGGCATCTGCTCCGCCCGGGTGAGCAAACCCGGCAAGGTGACCGTCCCGGCCCGCAAGCTTTATGAGATCGTCAAAGAGCTGCCCGCAGAGGAGATCTACCTCAAGGACAAGGACAACAACTACCTCCACATCTCCGCCGGACGGGCCAGCTTCAATCTGGTGGGGCTCTCCGCCGAGGACTTCCCCAACCTGCCCCAGGTGGAGGACATGCCTTCGCTGTCCATCGCCGGGGAGGTGCTGGCCGAGATGGTGGAAAAGACCATCTTCTCCATCTCCCAGGAAGACACCCGCTTCAACCTGGCCGGGCTCTACGTGCAAAAGCGCAAGAGCGACGGCGAGGAGTATCTGCGCTTCGTTTCCACCGACGGCCACCGCCTTTCCCTGGTGGACCGCTCCCTGGAGGGACTGGAGGGCTTCGCCCTGGACGGCGGGGTGATCATCCCCCGCAAGGGCGTGTCCGAGATGCGCAAGATGGCCGAGGACGCGGAGAGCGTATCCCTGGGGCTCAACCAGAACTACGCCACCCTGGCCTTGGACGGGGCCAAACTGATCCTGCGCATGCAGGAGGGCTCCTTCCCGGACTACGAGGTGGTGATCCCCAAGCTGAGCAAGAAGAACGTGGTGGTCAACCGCCAGGCCTTCTCCGACGTGCTTCGGCGCGTGGCCATCCTGGCCACCGATCGCTTCCAGGGCGTGAAGCTGGACTTCAAGGAAGGCCTCCTCGAGGTGGTGAGCCAGAACCCGGATCTGGGCGAGGCGCGCGAGGCCCTGGAGGTGGACTACGACGGCGACGCCCTGAGCGTGGGCTTCAACGCCCGCTACTTCCTGGATCTCTGCGCGGCCATGAAGAGCGAAGAGATCACCCTGGGCTTCGTGGACGAGCAGCACCCCTGTTTGATCAAGGGCGAGGCCGATCAGGGCTTCCTCAGCGTGATCATGCCCATGCGCCTGTAG
- a CDS encoding phage holin family protein, whose protein sequence is MLDLINLLAEAPKSARRASSLGVALLRNRVELFALELREERVKALSLFLWGGAGLLLGMVGLVLAALAVIYAAPPAWRWPAAAIIALVFLIGALACFLVVRSQLNHSEPPFSRTLAELYKDQQAL, encoded by the coding sequence ATGTTGGATCTGATAAACCTTCTGGCCGAGGCTCCCAAAAGCGCCCGGCGGGCCTCCTCCCTGGGCGTGGCCCTCTTGCGCAACCGGGTGGAGCTGTTCGCCCTGGAGCTTCGCGAGGAGCGGGTAAAGGCCTTAAGCCTGTTCCTGTGGGGCGGGGCCGGGCTGCTCCTGGGCATGGTGGGTCTGGTGCTGGCGGCCTTGGCGGTCATCTACGCCGCGCCGCCCGCCTGGCGCTGGCCGGCGGCGGCCATCATCGCCCTGGTGTTTCTCATCGGGGCCTTGGCCTGCTTCCTGGTGGTGCGCTCCCAGCTCAACCACTCCGAGCCGCCCTTCTCCCGCACCCTGGCCGAGCTCTACAAGGACCAGCAGGCGCTATGA
- a CDS encoding FAD-dependent oxidoreductase, whose amino-acid sequence MPTPIQNVATLIIGAGLSGIHAASILAQRGEPFLVLEARERVGGRILSPEHRGYFPDLGPSWYWPEINPRINALVRELGLAAYPQYDAGYGRLQAPDGRVATISGYPMEPEGWRIEGGMISLIEGLRRSIPPQAILLKHPVCHIEKKSGACLVSVGVLGQEPRRRFLASRVFLALPPRLAAASILFTPELSHQLTQAMLGTITWMAGQAKFFALYGQAPWRRAGLSGQAFSEHGPLGEIHDGSNHSGQPFGLTGFLGFPASQRKNQEALTQAILEQLQLLYGPEAGQPEAVFYQDWAREEFTATEYDQRPVREHPLYQPPAGKTHIWDGLVWFLGTETSDELGGYLEGALASAERAAAAAPRA is encoded by the coding sequence TTGCCCACGCCAATCCAAAATGTCGCCACGCTAATCATCGGGGCGGGGCTGAGCGGCATCCACGCCGCCTCCATCCTGGCCCAAAGGGGAGAACCCTTTTTGGTGCTGGAGGCCCGGGAGCGGGTCGGGGGCCGGATTCTGAGCCCCGAGCACCGGGGCTACTTCCCGGACTTGGGCCCCTCCTGGTACTGGCCGGAGATAAACCCCCGCATCAACGCCCTGGTCCGGGAGCTGGGCCTGGCCGCCTACCCCCAATACGATGCCGGTTACGGTCGTTTGCAGGCCCCGGACGGCCGGGTGGCCACCATATCCGGCTACCCCATGGAGCCGGAGGGCTGGCGCATCGAGGGGGGCATGATCTCCCTGATCGAGGGCCTGCGCCGCTCGATACCCCCGCAGGCCATCCTCCTTAAGCACCCGGTCTGTCATATAGAGAAAAAGAGCGGCGCTTGCCTGGTCAGCGTGGGCGTCCTGGGGCAAGAGCCCCGCCGCCGGTTCCTGGCGTCGCGGGTCTTCCTGGCCCTGCCTCCCCGCCTGGCGGCGGCCAGCATCCTCTTTACGCCCGAGCTGTCCCACCAGCTTACCCAGGCCATGCTGGGGACCATCACCTGGATGGCCGGGCAGGCCAAGTTCTTCGCCCTTTACGGCCAGGCCCCCTGGCGGCGCGCGGGGCTCTCGGGACAGGCCTTCAGCGAACACGGCCCCCTGGGCGAGATCCACGACGGCTCCAACCACAGCGGCCAACCCTTCGGCCTCACCGGATTCCTGGGTTTCCCGGCGTCACAGCGCAAAAACCAGGAAGCACTGACGCAGGCCATCCTGGAGCAGCTCCAACTCCTTTATGGACCCGAGGCCGGGCAGCCCGAGGCGGTTTTTTACCAGGACTGGGCACGGGAGGAGTTCACGGCCACGGAATATGACCAAAGGCCGGTTCGCGAACATCCCCTGTACCAGCCGCCCGCCGGCAAGACCCATATCTGGGACGGGCTGGTCTGGTTCCTGGGCACCGAAACCTCGGACGAGCTGGGCGGCTACCTGGAAGGCGCCCTGGCCAGCGCCGAGCGGGCGGCCGCAGCGGCGCCGCGCGCATAA
- a CDS encoding VWA domain-containing protein produces the protein MRKTTVFTLLLTLAMLLAAPLASAASQPAYPEVVFILDASGSMWGQAGGQSKIAVAKEVMAKAVPALPAEVRLGLVAYGHRKKGDCADVEVLVAPGSSDRAALLKKVAALSPKGKTPMADSIKQTAQMLKAKENETTIVLVSDGIETCDADPCGVVKALKASGVKFVLQVVGFDVDAKGKAQLECLASAGGGKYFSANDAAGLLAALEAVKKEVAVKVEAAKTVTTKAKSRLGKLKVTVPADAVKSLAGLKIIRVKDNKLLKNTKSVAGEHPFLAGEYQVVLSFANPNYRKPDDAVVGVYEVKGGEVTEVALGAVAINIAKELTKAVSGVSLVDQKTGKAFVTHDSKNNDYYLFKTRPVPPGEWTLRLHYAQSPAPTVVAKDLKVTAGQTATATLDSGIALKKAPGVTGWNLNPAGSDQPLLQVRRRFDNDFPLWKAFAVPPGTYDLYVLQKGMTEPLPVGEGIKVSQGKTVIFDAGL, from the coding sequence ATGCGCAAGACCACCGTCTTTACCCTTCTGCTCACCCTGGCCATGCTCTTGGCCGCCCCCTTGGCCTCGGCCGCGAGCCAGCCCGCCTATCCCGAGGTGGTTTTCATCTTGGACGCCTCGGGCTCCATGTGGGGCCAGGCCGGGGGACAGAGCAAGATCGCCGTTGCCAAGGAGGTGATGGCAAAGGCGGTGCCCGCCCTCCCGGCCGAGGTGCGCCTGGGCCTGGTGGCCTATGGCCACCGCAAGAAGGGCGACTGCGCCGACGTGGAGGTGCTGGTGGCGCCGGGCAGCTCCGACCGCGCGGCGTTGCTCAAGAAAGTCGCGGCCTTGAGCCCCAAGGGCAAGACGCCCATGGCCGATTCCATCAAGCAGACCGCCCAGATGCTCAAGGCCAAGGAGAACGAGACCACCATCGTGCTGGTCTCGGACGGCATCGAGACCTGCGACGCCGACCCCTGCGGGGTGGTCAAGGCGCTCAAGGCCAGCGGCGTCAAGTTCGTGTTGCAAGTGGTGGGCTTTGACGTGGACGCCAAGGGCAAGGCCCAGCTGGAGTGCCTGGCTTCGGCGGGCGGGGGCAAGTACTTCTCGGCCAATGACGCGGCCGGGCTCTTGGCCGCTTTGGAGGCGGTGAAGAAAGAGGTGGCGGTCAAGGTGGAGGCGGCCAAGACCGTGACCACCAAGGCCAAGAGCCGCCTGGGCAAGCTCAAGGTCACGGTGCCCGCCGATGCGGTGAAAAGCCTGGCCGGGCTCAAGATCATCCGGGTCAAGGACAACAAGCTGCTCAAGAACACCAAGAGCGTGGCCGGGGAGCATCCCTTCCTGGCTGGCGAGTACCAGGTGGTGCTCTCCTTCGCCAACCCCAATTACCGCAAGCCTGACGACGCGGTGGTGGGGGTCTACGAGGTCAAGGGCGGCGAGGTCACCGAGGTGGCCTTGGGCGCGGTGGCGATCAACATCGCCAAGGAGCTGACCAAGGCGGTGAGCGGGGTCAGCCTGGTGGACCAGAAGACCGGCAAGGCCTTTGTCACCCACGACAGCAAGAACAACGACTACTATCTGTTCAAGACCCGCCCGGTGCCCCCGGGCGAGTGGACCCTGCGTTTGCACTACGCCCAGAGCCCCGCCCCCACCGTGGTGGCCAAGGACCTGAAGGTAACCGCGGGCCAGACCGCCACCGCCACCCTGGACAGCGGCATCGCCCTGAAGAAGGCCCCCGGGGTCACTGGCTGGAACCTCAACCCGGCCGGGAGCGACCAGCCCCTGTTGCAGGTGCGGCGGCGCTTTGACAACGACTTCCCCCTGTGGAAGGCCTTTGCCGTGCCGCCGGGCACTTACGACCTATACGTGCTGCAAAAGGGTATGACCGAGCCCCTGCCGGTGGGCGAGGGCATCAAGGTGAGCCAAGGCAAGACCGTCATCTTCGACGCGGGGCTATAG
- a CDS encoding nitroreductase family protein has product MGITIDTEKCTKDTLCALDCPAQIITMNGEEGYPAPVDGFEELCLSCGHCLAVCPTGALTWNGIGPNQCAPLEGEMPSPPSLSRLIKGRRSIRCYKKQPLEKSTIERLLELARYAPSGHNAEPVHWLVVSGREKLGELAGLVADWMRFMIKNHPEIAGPIHMDRVVDAWDNGEDRILRSAPHLAIAYAEKANPYAPPACVIALTYLELAAFGLDLGGCWAGYFNRAANVFDPLKKALDLPEGMVPFGAMMLGVPKFEYQRIPPRKPLRVTWR; this is encoded by the coding sequence ATGGGCATCACCATAGACACCGAAAAATGCACCAAGGACACCCTCTGCGCCCTGGACTGTCCCGCGCAGATCATCACCATGAACGGCGAGGAGGGCTATCCGGCCCCGGTGGATGGCTTCGAGGAGCTGTGCCTCTCCTGCGGCCACTGCCTGGCCGTCTGCCCCACCGGCGCGCTCACCTGGAACGGCATCGGCCCCAACCAGTGCGCCCCCCTGGAAGGCGAGATGCCCAGCCCACCCTCGCTTAGCCGCCTGATCAAAGGCCGCCGCTCCATCCGCTGCTACAAGAAGCAGCCCCTGGAAAAGTCCACCATCGAGCGCCTCCTGGAGCTGGCCCGCTACGCCCCCAGCGGCCACAACGCCGAGCCGGTCCACTGGCTGGTGGTCTCCGGCCGCGAAAAGCTGGGCGAGCTGGCCGGGCTGGTGGCCGACTGGATGCGCTTCATGATCAAGAACCACCCCGAGATCGCCGGGCCGATCCACATGGACCGGGTGGTGGATGCCTGGGACAATGGCGAGGACCGCATCCTTAGAAGCGCTCCCCACCTGGCCATTGCCTACGCCGAAAAGGCCAACCCCTACGCCCCGCCGGCCTGCGTCATCGCGCTAACCTACCTGGAGCTGGCCGCCTTTGGCCTGGACCTGGGCGGCTGCTGGGCCGGTTACTTCAACCGGGCGGCCAACGTCTTCGATCCCCTGAAAAAGGCCTTGGACCTGCCCGAAGGCATGGTCCCCTTCGGAGCCATGATGCTGGGCGTGCCCAAGTTCGAGTATCAGCGCATCCCGCCGCGCAAGCCCCTGCGGGTCACTTGGCGTTAA
- a CDS encoding DUF883 family protein: MTQAKSDLQKDKDRLAKDFKKIISDAEGLLGSLHGELDDKALEAKERLEESLEEARDKYHELDQKVVEMAHKAEEHVKDHPLVSLGMAFGAGMLLTLLMTNRRG; this comes from the coding sequence ATGACCCAGGCCAAGAGCGACCTGCAAAAAGACAAGGATCGGCTGGCCAAGGATTTCAAGAAGATCATCTCCGACGCGGAGGGGCTCTTGGGGTCGTTGCATGGCGAGCTGGACGACAAGGCCCTGGAGGCCAAGGAGCGGCTGGAAGAGAGCCTGGAAGAGGCCCGCGACAAGTACCATGAGCTGGACCAGAAGGTCGTGGAGATGGCCCATAAGGCCGAGGAGCACGTCAAGGACCATCCCCTGGTCTCCCTGGGCATGGCCTTCGGGGCGGGTATGCTCCTCACCCTGCTCATGACCAACCGCCGGGGCTAG
- a CDS encoding RtcB family protein, whose product MSSLEKIDHCRWRLPRSGGMLADAVVYADRELLAALERDGTLKQLRGVASLPGIVGPALAMPDAHQGYGFPIGGVGAFDPWVGIVSPGGVGYDINCGVRLLRSKLAASDLGEPRLAALADALLAKVPAGVGVGSREKLSEKELSKVMRQGAAWALSHGRGTRADLEFCESGGCLPGADPATVSDRAVKRGLGQAGTLGAGNHFLELAVVQEIFDAPTAQAFGLEAGMLVLWLHSGSRGLGHQVCGDYLQRLAKDPDAIRPPDRQLIAAPPESPVGRDYLAAMAAAANFAFNNRQLLSEACREVIGRVLGLGPADLGLGLVYDVAHNVAKRERHVVGGKERELIVHRKGATRALGPGHPDLPARYARVGQPVLVPGDMGTASYVLKGTAKAMAETFASAAHGAGRALSRTQAKKQARGRDLRAELAAQRVVVRAASGGTLAEEMPEAYKDIDQVASVMHHSGIATLVAKTRPLAVVKG is encoded by the coding sequence ATGTCATCCCTGGAGAAGATAGACCACTGCCGCTGGCGGCTGCCCCGGAGCGGGGGCATGCTGGCCGACGCGGTGGTCTATGCCGACCGGGAGCTCCTGGCCGCCCTGGAACGCGACGGCACCCTGAAGCAGCTCCGGGGGGTGGCCTCCCTGCCCGGCATTGTGGGCCCGGCCCTGGCCATGCCCGACGCCCACCAGGGCTACGGCTTCCCCATCGGCGGGGTCGGGGCTTTTGACCCATGGGTCGGAATAGTCTCGCCGGGCGGGGTGGGCTATGACATCAACTGCGGGGTGCGCCTGCTGCGCTCCAAGCTGGCCGCCTCTGATCTCGGCGAGCCGCGCCTCGCCGCCCTGGCCGACGCCCTCTTGGCCAAGGTGCCCGCCGGAGTGGGGGTGGGCAGCAGAGAAAAGCTTTCAGAAAAAGAACTTAGCAAGGTTATGAGGCAGGGAGCCGCCTGGGCCCTGAGCCACGGCCGAGGCACCCGCGCGGACCTGGAGTTCTGCGAATCCGGGGGCTGTTTGCCCGGCGCTGACCCCGCCACAGTTAGTGACCGGGCGGTCAAAAGAGGTTTGGGCCAGGCCGGCACCCTGGGGGCGGGCAACCACTTCCTGGAGCTGGCCGTGGTGCAGGAGATCTTCGACGCCCCCACGGCCCAAGCCTTCGGCCTGGAGGCGGGAATGCTGGTCCTGTGGCTGCACTCGGGCAGCCGGGGCCTGGGCCACCAGGTCTGCGGCGACTATCTCCAGCGCCTGGCCAAGGACCCCGACGCCATCCGCCCGCCCGACCGCCAGCTCATCGCCGCCCCGCCCGAGAGCCCGGTGGGCCGCGACTACCTGGCGGCCATGGCCGCGGCGGCCAACTTCGCCTTCAACAACCGCCAGCTGCTCAGCGAGGCCTGCCGCGAGGTGATCGGCCGGGTCTTGGGGCTGGGCCCCGCCGACCTGGGCCTGGGCCTGGTTTACGACGTGGCCCACAATGTGGCCAAACGCGAGCGCCATGTGGTGGGCGGCAAAGAGCGCGAGCTGATCGTGCACCGCAAGGGGGCCACCCGCGCCCTGGGTCCGGGCCACCCCGACCTGCCCGCCCGCTACGCCCGGGTGGGCCAGCCGGTCTTGGTGCCCGGCGACATGGGCACCGCCTCCTACGTGCTCAAAGGCACCGCCAAGGCCATGGCCGAGACCTTTGCCAGCGCGGCCCACGGCGCGGGCCGGGCGCTGAGCCGCACCCAGGCCAAGAAGCAGGCCCGGGGCCGCGACCTCCGGGCCGAGCTGGCCGCCCAGCGGGTCGTGGTGCGCGCGGCCAGCGGGGGCACCCTGGCCGAGGAGATGCCCGAGGCCTACAAGGACATCGACCAAGTGGCATCGGTGATGCACCACAGCGGCATCGCCACCCTGGTGGCCAAGACCCGCCCCCTGGCCGTGGTCAAGGGCTGA